The following is a genomic window from Malus sylvestris chromosome 7, drMalSylv7.2, whole genome shotgun sequence.
GTATTGCTTGGCGATGAAGACGGCAGTGTCGCCGAGCTTCTTGATGTTCGGAACGTCGTAGTTTTGGGCTATGTAGATCCCGGCGACCGTGCCCATAAGGAAAGAGAAGCTGCTCTTGATTATCCCCATCTGAATTTGCAGAACAAAAATCGAATtcgatttctagggttttcgaTTTGAATGCGCGGGTATTTATGGGGACGAAGACTTTGGGATCTCCATATTCTGGAATGGACGATGTGGTTTTACTTGTGCCCGGTCATCAATCTCCAACTGTCCAATTAGCCACTtcatcttatttatttatttattcatttttaacgaaaaatcatatttttacattaaaaagttaattttaGTATTATTCACTtcaccatttattttgtcattatcgttaaaatttaaagtttttaaactattttcattagttttcatttttaataaGATCTTATTCGAGTAcattgtagataatatcgtttgttataaaaaaattaaaattgttgatgcacaaaatcagcgaagactttggtacaacagaaagtgtcaggttttgtgaccttcgcttggttgcttggttgcttcagtcactagtgaggataagtacgtaaatgaatagagacagagaagcaaacacaggatgtacgtggttcacccagattggctacgtccacggagtagaggagttcttattagtagtgaagggcttacacaagtacaaaggatcaagctctcaatttagtgagttcttgtgaatgatttaacacaaaatggcattaggcaatattgtggagggatgacccctatttatagaaaaacttgtagctttgtcacattgacatgtgtcatgttatgattggttcttgatgttgacacgtgctgcgctctgattggcttctaatcttgacacgtgtcgagtagtgattggcctcctggtcggaggggaactcttctgggtccttgacagtatagcgttggccggtgctcggtagtttcgggattggtcaagtatggtacaaacagtgctcccctaagttcccgagtgagggaaactcctcggttggggacttgcaagatccaatcccttgagtaatcacgaaacttctaagtaccgaagtgtggtctgatcttcatctgcccttctctggaagtacctttcctccatccgggaatggtgtatttagctgatgttgacgcacaaggtaatgtatcaatttcacttgaagcttagttgtagtttcgggcttagtcaagtgtgatacaaaccctatagtaggagtcccccaagtcgccgagctaggagatctgccgaaagaggtgacagacaaggtaagcagtcaaacttccaagtaagcaacccaggatcagaggtttgacttcggcttccggttgattgttctccttctcattgtctctcattcaactgccaggataaggagaagcaaatggataagagatgatatgagatacttttgcttttgaagaagtaactttccacaggcttattcttgaactgtgctggagggttttctggtgcccttcagagtataaggccgactcaaaaatttgagggtcaaaacaagtccatcaaatctagagcatgttcgaccttgatgatatgggatacttttgctgttgacggaataatgaatgtggtatggaaaggtgtcgtgctgtagtgatctgtttcagctcaccgttgaaccttctgcttcaatcttttgcatggcagaagtggtgtgcaacctttgcatttaaatggtccttcagaacattccttcatagtgactcatccacgcttggcagcttcagtgtaaagagccaatatctgatcaactgtcatgaggtatttgccggtggaattcgtgaccttgacagcagttgaggatgagtactcgagagcaatgctaagtaagcaaccaggcaaaggctccaggcagtcagttccaaattggaggtttgatttcaggttccgactgactgctctctttctccttgtcctgcaggtgtggacaaggacaaagacaaagacagggagaaagcatgatatgggatactcttgctttcgaccctgatgatatgagatactcttgttcttggtgtggcttatttgctgaggcattatcggggggaaataaagctgagtatttcgagaggttatgttgagggtgccttttcgaatgcgagaaagggttgagcatttttgcaggtttgcctgtccgttgaggagggaggtcaatgtatatagggatttcccaataacaagtagtaatgctattcctttacccttcttggtcacagcaatgtagtgggagctgccagcttcacgtgttttaattttgtcagagcactttgaaaaagtggtatgtggtatctggaaagctgatgttacgtgtgaagattacagacaagctttatctaaggaaatctggctctcgaagttctgagagttgtgcctcttcggttttcgaacaagcaatcccgtcgaggatctgactctcgagattcggaaagcggtgctactccggttttttagaaagtaattatgttgggagtcttttctcgaatgtgagtaaaggttggacgttcttgccaacctgtcttgccgcaaaacacggagg
Proteins encoded in this region:
- the LOC126627935 gene encoding uncharacterized protein LOC126627935; translation: MGIIKSSFSFLMGTVAGIYIAQNYDVPNIKKLGDTAVFIAKQYEEKYRKPKKRDDD